The following are from one region of the Cyclopterus lumpus isolate fCycLum1 chromosome 21, fCycLum1.pri, whole genome shotgun sequence genome:
- the ska3 gene encoding spindle and kinetochore-associated protein 3, which produces MDPTARFFTALRKMAVTLESETVKLQHAFENRDDDVDDDASAKASRAYHEVNCEVGVLKEQIQGQIAQQKREENEAAGFIEACRVLEQRVAKDIQGLRGHWGKYGYQAPRDPQRPTNPEAKDEPSEVKGEAAGEPKSSAGGEGENLEEDGGRCSSPPGPSPFPDTLRTPRLSDFGLSEVAMKRALAGWCSEVSPMPKLSRPPPFLSTPTPLTPTNPEAKDEPSEVKGEAAGEPKSSPGGEGENLEEDGGHRSSPPPFPDTLRTPRLSDFGLSEVAMKRAGGGWCSEVSPMPPFLSTPTPLTPKCALRMDDDEPQTHLMADFGLSERTAFLNNDFTMDLFRKNVEKPQRPPLVPPVNALARCLHTKAQNLESPEPPVFYTPGFKIKKPNRDRSPPAQSDGDPEFPDRHGNLPATPEAPVFQTPSMNRMATSGKNAPQPEPIDMDAEAHLHSPRSKRRWEEEVPDMSDLSSVTQDICKLVTKRTATAVVHPNVRPGAHPIRAVRLSEVSESEFQSLPKYLKQMTLLSLNRAVMNINMFTGESRGGQTEFRMEDLSRICVTGTKTPLYVLCLVELKRLQQTGGARGSSVYTLCN; this is translated from the exons ATGGACCCGACGGCCCGGTTCTTCACCGCGCTGAGGAAGATGGCGGTGACCCTGGAGTCCGAGACCGTGAAGCTCCAGCACGCGTTCGAGAACCGCGACGACGACGTCGACGACG ACGCCTCAGCGAAAGCCTCGCGAGCGTATCACGAGGTGAACTGTGAGGTCGGCGTCCTAAAG GAGCAGATCCAGGGTCAGATTGCTCagcagaaaagagaagagaacgAGGCGGCCGGCTTCATTGAGGCCTGTCGAGTCCTGGAGCAACGGGTCGCCAAGGACATCCAGGGGCTGAGGGGACACTGGGGAAAGTACGGTTACCAGGCTCCCcgagacccccagagacccaCCA ACCCAGAGGCCAAAGATGAGccgtcagaggtcaaaggtgaagcGGCAGGTGAGCCTAAATCATCAgcgggaggagaaggagagaacctggaggaggatggaggtcGCTGCTCCTCGCCACCGGGACCGTCGCCTTTCCCCGACACGCTGCGAACGCCGCGGCTCTCAGATTTCGGCCTCTCCGAGGTGGCCATGAAGAGGGCCTTGGCGGGGTGGTGCTCCGAGGTGTCCCCGATGCCCAAGCTGAGCCGCCCGCCCCCCTTCCTCAGCACGCCCACGCCGCTGACCCCCACCA ACCCAGAGGCCAAAGATGAGccgtcagaggtcaaaggtgaagcGGCAGGTGAGCCTAAATCATCAccgggaggagaaggagagaacctggaggaggatggaggtcaCCGTTCCTCGCCGCCGCCTTTCCCCGACACGCTGCGAACGCCGCGGCTCTCAGATTTCGGCCTCTCCGAGGTGGCCATGAAGAGGGCCGGGGGGGGGTGGTGCTCCGAGGTGTCCCCGATGCCCCCCTTCCTCAGCACGCCCACGCCGCTAACCCCCAAATGTGCCCTTCGGATGGATGACGACGAGCCGCAGACGCACCTGATGGCCGACTTCGGGCTCTCGGAGCGCACCGCATTTCTGAACAACGACTTCACGATGGATCTCTTCAGGAAGAACGTGGAAAAGCCCCAAAG GCCGCCTCTCGTACCGCCAGTGAACGCTCTTGCACGGTGTTTGCACACCAAAG CACAGAACTTGGAGTCTCCAGAGCCGCCCGTGTTTTACACCCCGGGGTTCAAAATCAAGAAGCCGAACCGTGACCGATCCCCACCGGCACAAAGCGACGGGGACCCAGAATTCCCCGATCGCCATGGAAACCTGCCGGCCACCCCTGAGGCCCCTGTGTTTCAAACCCCGTCCATGAACCGGATGGCCACCTCCGGAAAG aatgcacctcaGCCTGAGCCGATCGACATGGACGCCGAAGCCCACCTCCACTCCCCTCGCTCCAAGCGCCGCTGGGAAGAAGAAGTGCCAGATATGTCCGACCTCAGCTCCGTGACGCAGGACATCTGTAAA CTTGTGACCAAGAGGACGGCCACGGCGGTGGTGCACCCGAACGTCAGGCCGGGAGCTCATCCGATCAG AGCGGTGAGGTTGTCCGAGGTGTCGGAGAGCGAGTTCCAGAGTTTACCAAAGTACCTGAAGCAGATGACGCTGCTCAGCCTCAACCGGGCCGTCATGAACATCAACATGTTCACCGGGGAGAGTCGAG